GGCGAGAGCGTCGCGGAGCTCGGGGCTGATGTGGAAGCGGTGGATCAGGTGGAGCTTGCGCGGTGGCGGGGTGGGCCCGGGGCGGGTGACGCGCTGGTCGACGACCCACAGGAGTTCCCCGCCCTCGGCTTGGTCGATGTCCAGGTCGAGTTCTTCGGCGAGTTCGCGGCGGAGTGCTGCGCGAAGGTCTTCGCCGTCTTCGACGTTGCCGCCGGGCGGGCTGTAGTGGGTGGAATCGGCGCGGTCGCGCCGGATGAGCGCGACGTCATGACCGCAGAACACCACTGCCCCGGTCCGGATCTTGATCCGTGAGAAGGGGGTGGGTGTGGTGGGTGTGGCAGGGGTGCTCGTCATGGCTGCCAGTATCGCGGGGGTGGGACCA
Above is a genomic segment from Streptomyces sp. NBC_01233 containing:
- a CDS encoding NUDIX domain-containing protein; this translates as MTSTPATPTTPTPFSRIKIRTGAVVFCGHDVALIRRDRADSTHYSPPGGNVEDGEDLRAALRRELAEELDLDIDQAEGGELLWVVDQRVTRPGPTPPPRKLHLIHRFHISPELRDALAEQELDELPDGSHEVGVIEWIDYRKTAELPIFPPIGPALAALADPHATITDAALDAVTDETYTWV